The DNA segment GCCTCCGTACCGAAGTGTCGATTTTCCGGGTACCGGGTGACTGCCCCGGACCCCCCAAAAGCGCACGAATAACTCATTTTCAGCCATAAAAAACCTTTCTGAGATGTAGTTCCCACCAAATCAAAGATGGAAAAGACCAGCATTTCGATAATACTCACAGAGATTCTGTTATGCTGAATTCAATTTAAAAAATAATTTTAAAGAAATCAAACACAAAATTTTTCAAGTTTGTCAAGTGGGGACCCCAAAAAAGCGCACGCAAAGACGTAGAACTGCAAAAACTTCATAAAGTTTTAAAATTTTTCTTTGCCTTATCTTCGCGCCTTAGCGGCTTGCGTGATATTCTTTTTACTGCTTGGGATAATGGCAAATGGAACAATTCACACTCATCTAAAATCTGAAATGCGTGACAGGGTGAGGGATATAGAACTAAGTAAACAGAATCTAAGCTTCCTTTCCGGGCTGTGTATAACAGACATGGGTTCCCTGACAAATTCAATAAGAACAACGGGTAATAGTCCTGTTCTTTATTTCTGAGAACAGGTTCCTGAAAATGGATTCCTGGTTGATCGGCTACATGGTTACCGCAAGTAACTCATCAAATAGTTCTTTCTTTATTCCAAGGGATTGGTCAATTAAGGGACCATTCAGCAGAACCGGCTCGGTATCTTCATAAGTAGGCTTTTCTATCTTGTAAATTAAGCCAATGGGAATCCGAGAGTCGAATTCCATAGCTTTTGTCATTGCCGAAGAAAAATCAGTGAGGTCACGATCTGGCTCTTCATCTTCCAGTTTGTATACACGCTCCTTAAACCAGGAATACGTGTTTAGTTTATTGTAGGTAACACACGGACTGAATACATCTATTAGTGCAAAACCCTTGTGCGCCATAGCTTGCTCGATCAATGATGTTAATTGCGCCGGCTGTCCGGAAAAACCCCGCGCAACAAAAGTGGCCCCGGCAGTGAGCGCTAAAGCAAGCGGATTAATCGGTTTTTCAACGTTGCCCCTGGGGGTCGTTTTCGTTTTGTGTCCTTCAGCAGTAGTCGGGGAAGCCTGTCCGGTTGTTAATCCATAAATTTCGTTGTCCATCACAATATAAGTCAAGTCCAGATTCCGACGCATGGTGTGGATGAAATGCCCTATGCCAATACCGTATCCGTCGCCATCGCCCCCAGTGATCACGACTTTCAAATTGTGGTTGGCTAATTTGGCGCCGGTGGCAACCGGTAGCGCTCTGCCATGCAGGCTGTGAACCGCGTAAGAATAAAAAAATCCTGGCAGGTTTGAGGAGCAACCAATCCCGGATACCAACAGCAGCTCATGAGGTTTCACGCCATTATCTGTGGTGGCTGACTTTAACGATTTCAGAACACCAAAGTCTCCGCAACCCGCACACCAATCAGGGTCTACAACTACTTCGCGCGTTTTGCTCTTTTCTTTTGTAGCGGTAAGAACAGTACTCATAATGATTTTCTCCACAATAAAATGGTTTAAAGTTCTAGTTG comes from the candidate division KSB1 bacterium genome and includes:
- a CDS encoding 2-oxoacid ferredoxin oxidoreductase, translated to MSTVLTATKEKSKTREVVVDPDWCAGCGDFGVLKSLKSATTDNGVKPHELLLVSGIGCSSNLPGFFYSYAVHSLHGRALPVATGAKLANHNLKVVITGGDGDGYGIGIGHFIHTMRRNLDLTYIVMDNEIYGLTTGQASPTTAEGHKTKTTPRGNVEKPINPLALALTAGATFVARGFSGQPAQLTSLIEQAMAHKGFALIDVFSPCVTYNKLNTYSWFKERVYKLEDEEPDRDLTDFSSAMTKAMEFDSRIPIGLIYKIEKPTYEDTEPVLLNGPLIDQSLGIKKELFDELLAVTM